A genomic window from Candidatus Binataceae bacterium includes:
- the era gene encoding GTPase Era, producing the protein MDAPTEHRAGFVAITGRTNVGKSTLLNRLVGQKVAAVTHRPQTTRRRILGIRSDPDAQFLLIDMPGIHESRRAINERMAQTARRAISEGEVLLVMIEAGPRLSAEDQAMLAELRAMKRPVVIAVNKIDLKPRSYVLPMLEEIGREFPEAELVPISARSGDNVEELLAVIKRSLPVSPSLMSEEEFTDQSERMIAAEIIREKIFLKMREEIPFSTAVVIEDFVEEPERQLKKISARIVVEREPHKGMLIGAGGRTLKEIGTAARLELEEILGSRVFLEMRVRVDRDWTRDPHKLSEYGL; encoded by the coding sequence GTGGACGCGCCAACTGAGCATCGCGCCGGCTTCGTCGCAATTACAGGACGGACCAACGTCGGCAAATCGACCTTGCTGAATCGGCTCGTCGGGCAGAAGGTCGCGGCCGTAACGCATCGTCCGCAAACCACGCGGCGGCGCATTCTCGGCATCCGCAGCGATCCCGACGCGCAGTTTTTGCTCATCGACATGCCGGGAATTCATGAGAGCCGCCGCGCGATTAACGAGCGGATGGCGCAAACGGCGCGCCGCGCGATCAGCGAAGGCGAAGTTCTGCTCGTGATGATCGAAGCGGGACCACGCCTGAGCGCCGAGGACCAGGCGATGCTCGCCGAGCTCCGCGCCATGAAGCGCCCGGTCGTGATCGCGGTCAACAAGATCGATCTCAAACCGCGCTCGTATGTGCTGCCGATGCTCGAAGAAATCGGCCGCGAATTTCCCGAGGCCGAGTTGGTTCCGATAAGCGCTCGCTCGGGAGACAACGTCGAAGAGCTGCTCGCGGTGATCAAGAGATCGCTGCCGGTGAGCCCGTCGCTGATGTCCGAGGAAGAATTCACCGACCAGTCCGAGCGAATGATTGCTGCCGAAATTATCCGCGAGAAAATCTTCCTCAAGATGCGCGAAGAGATCCCGTTTTCAACGGCAGTCGTGATCGAGGATTTTGTCGAGGAGCCCGAGCGGCAACTTAAAAAGATTAGCGCGCGCATCGTCGTCGAGCGCGAGCCGCACAAGGGCATGCTGATCGGCGCGGGCGGCCGTACGCTCAAGGAAATCGGCACCGCGGCGCGCCTCGAACTCGAGGAGATCCTGGGCTCGCGGGTGTTCCTCGAGATGCGCGTGCGGGTCGATCGCGATTGGACGCGCGATCCACACAAGCTGTCGGAGTACGGCCTTTGA
- the rnc gene encoding ribonuclease III yields MPLKWLAGLLRKRSRTAPLPPLPSDGRHAGIEKALGYNFTRPELLETALTHPSAAVGTETHYERLEFLGDAVLDLAIADLLMRKFPEAKEGPLSKQRASIVNARTLAIKAQTIALGSALRLGKGEEKSGGRDKTSILAAAFEAVVGAVYTDGGLAPAQRAVERLFDGDIGGPAAERDYKTELQELSYRHYRVQPNYELVSAEGPDHAKRFTTRIRVGGRELGIGEGGSKKQSEQAAARVALDVIAQEKGGRAN; encoded by the coding sequence ATGCCGCTCAAGTGGCTGGCCGGATTGTTGCGCAAGCGGAGCAGAACGGCGCCGCTGCCGCCGCTGCCGAGTGACGGGCGCCACGCCGGAATCGAAAAGGCGCTCGGATATAATTTCACGCGGCCGGAGCTGCTTGAAACCGCGCTCACTCATCCGAGCGCCGCGGTCGGCACCGAGACGCATTACGAGCGGCTCGAGTTTCTTGGTGACGCCGTGCTCGATCTTGCGATCGCGGACCTGCTGATGCGGAAGTTTCCCGAGGCGAAAGAAGGACCGCTCTCCAAGCAGCGCGCATCGATCGTTAATGCGCGGACGCTCGCGATCAAGGCCCAGACTATCGCGCTCGGCAGCGCGCTGCGGCTCGGCAAGGGCGAAGAGAAAAGCGGCGGACGCGACAAGACTTCGATCCTGGCGGCGGCGTTCGAGGCCGTTGTTGGCGCAGTCTACACCGACGGCGGTCTCGCACCCGCACAGCGCGCGGTCGAGCGCTTGTTTGATGGTGATATCGGTGGGCCCGCGGCCGAGCGGGATTACAAAACGGAATTGCAGGAGCTGTCTTATCGTCATTATCGAGTGCAGCCGAACTACGAACTGGTCAGCGCCGAGGGACCCGATCATGCCAAGCGCTTCACGACGCGGATTCGCGTCGGCGGGCGCGAGCTCGGAATCGGCGAGGGCGGCAGCAAGAAGCAGAGCGAGCAGGCCGCGGCGCGCGTGGCGCTGGATGTGATCGCGCAGGAGAAAGGTGGACGCGCCAACTGA
- the mtaB gene encoding tRNA (N(6)-L-threonylcarbamoyladenosine(37)-C(2))-methylthiotransferase MtaB translates to MRFAIATLGCKVNQYDSATIETRLLARGMERTEFNQAADVYIVNTCTVTNRADVESLRLARRARRLNPNARVVMTGCLAQASPGKLAGANEVDAVVGLGRLDDLERAIIVGDGERVMVSNLRKERGAMELGAVTLAGQTRAFLKLQEGCDQFCTFCIVPFSRGTSRSIEPRRVIEALEEAHDRGFREVTLSGVHLGGYGKDLSPSVELADLLEMIAERSPVRRVRLSSLDPEELSDRIIDIVAASEAFCPHLHLPLQAGEDEVLSRMRRRYVRDEFRARVERVVEAMPEAAIGTDLIVGFPGESAAQFDSYYAFVEKLPLAYFHVFPYSVRDGTTAAKMPNKVKPGEIKLRADAMRRLGEGKRADFARRSLGSTLNVLIEERNARGALEGYSRNYIRVSVAGPDGLINQEIEVEALTADAAQVAGRIVAQAEQNGAAAAAAE, encoded by the coding sequence ATGCGCTTTGCAATCGCCACGCTCGGATGCAAGGTCAATCAGTACGATTCGGCGACGATCGAGACGCGCCTGCTCGCGCGCGGCATGGAACGCACCGAGTTCAACCAGGCCGCCGACGTTTATATCGTCAACACCTGCACCGTCACGAATCGCGCCGATGTTGAGAGCCTGAGGCTCGCGCGCCGCGCGCGGCGGCTCAATCCGAATGCACGCGTCGTGATGACTGGCTGTCTGGCCCAAGCCTCTCCCGGGAAGCTCGCGGGCGCGAACGAAGTCGATGCGGTCGTCGGACTCGGCCGGCTCGACGATCTCGAACGCGCGATTATTGTTGGCGATGGCGAACGAGTGATGGTCTCGAATCTGCGCAAGGAGCGCGGCGCCATGGAACTCGGCGCCGTCACGCTGGCGGGTCAGACCCGCGCGTTTCTGAAGCTGCAGGAGGGATGCGACCAGTTCTGTACTTTCTGTATCGTGCCGTTCTCGCGCGGAACTTCCCGCAGTATCGAGCCGCGCCGCGTGATCGAAGCGCTCGAAGAGGCTCATGATCGCGGTTTCAGAGAAGTGACACTCTCGGGCGTTCACCTCGGAGGATACGGCAAGGATCTTTCGCCGTCCGTCGAGCTTGCCGATCTGCTCGAAATGATTGCTGAGCGATCGCCCGTGCGGCGCGTAAGGCTCAGCTCGCTCGATCCTGAGGAGCTGAGCGATCGAATTATCGACATCGTCGCGGCGAGCGAAGCGTTTTGCCCGCATCTTCATCTGCCGCTGCAGGCGGGCGAGGACGAGGTTCTTTCGCGGATGCGGCGCCGATACGTGCGCGACGAATTTCGCGCCCGGGTCGAGCGCGTGGTCGAGGCGATGCCCGAAGCCGCGATCGGTACCGATCTTATAGTCGGATTTCCGGGCGAGAGCGCGGCGCAATTCGACTCTTATTACGCCTTCGTCGAAAAGCTGCCGCTTGCGTACTTCCACGTATTTCCTTATTCGGTGCGCGACGGTACGACAGCGGCCAAGATGCCGAACAAGGTAAAGCCCGGGGAGATCAAGCTGCGCGCCGATGCAATGCGCCGGCTTGGCGAGGGCAAGCGCGCCGACTTCGCGCGCCGCTCGCTGGGCAGCACGCTCAATGTACTAATCGAAGAGCGCAACGCCCGCGGCGCGCTCGAAGGATACAGCCGCAATTACATCCGCGTTTCCGTGGCTGGTCCCGACGGTCTCATCAATCAGGAAATTGAGGTGGAGGCGCTGACTGCAGATGCCGCTCAAGTGGCTGGCCGGATTGTTGCGCAAGCGGAGCAGAACGGCGCCGCTGCCGCCGCTGCCGAGTGA
- the mnmA gene encoding tRNA 2-thiouridine(34) synthase MnmA, with protein MKARVLVAMSGGVDSSVAAAMLSEEGYDVVGVAMRLAPESAPASRKRGTCCSHDDFEDARRVAELMNFPFYVIDLRADFAARVMNNFVSEYLAARTPNPCVMCNREIKFDRLWERARALEADFIATGHYARIERDAAGAFHLMRSVDESKDQSYFLFMLGQEQLARTLFPLGAMTKSEVRSRARALGLANADKPESQEICFVPDGDYARFVERRAGNSDIRPGRIVDNSGDTLGEHAGIHRFTVGQRRGLGIATGEPMYVRAIDRDSGDVVVALRNQISSAGLIAERVTLVDPSQREHDEIRVEAKIRYRHRALPATLRFDDGDRAEVRFDSPGPAVTPGQACVFYRGDDVLGGGFIEKAVLS; from the coding sequence ATGAAGGCGCGCGTTCTGGTTGCGATGTCGGGCGGCGTCGATAGCTCCGTCGCAGCAGCGATGCTCTCGGAGGAGGGCTATGACGTTGTCGGCGTCGCGATGCGCCTTGCGCCGGAGTCTGCTCCGGCCTCGCGCAAGCGCGGCACCTGCTGCTCGCACGATGACTTCGAAGATGCGCGTCGCGTCGCGGAGCTGATGAACTTCCCATTCTACGTCATCGACCTGCGCGCCGACTTTGCCGCGCGCGTCATGAACAACTTCGTTTCGGAGTACCTGGCTGCGCGGACGCCGAATCCGTGCGTGATGTGTAATCGCGAGATCAAGTTTGATCGGCTCTGGGAGCGGGCGCGCGCGCTCGAAGCTGATTTCATCGCGACTGGTCACTATGCGCGAATCGAGCGCGACGCCGCGGGCGCGTTCCACCTGATGCGCTCCGTCGATGAGTCGAAGGACCAGTCATATTTCCTCTTTATGCTTGGGCAGGAGCAGCTCGCGCGCACGCTTTTCCCGCTCGGCGCGATGACCAAGAGCGAGGTGCGGAGTAGGGCACGCGCACTGGGGCTTGCCAATGCCGACAAGCCGGAGAGCCAGGAAATCTGCTTCGTTCCCGACGGCGACTACGCGCGTTTCGTCGAGCGCCGCGCGGGCAACTCGGATATTCGTCCGGGCCGCATCGTTGACAACAGCGGCGACACTCTCGGTGAACACGCTGGCATCCACCGCTTCACCGTGGGCCAGCGCCGCGGACTCGGAATCGCGACGGGCGAGCCGATGTACGTGCGCGCGATCGATCGCGATAGCGGCGATGTTGTTGTAGCGCTGCGCAATCAGATTTCATCGGCGGGATTGATCGCCGAGCGCGTCACGCTCGTCGATCCGTCGCAGCGTGAGCACGACGAAATTCGCGTTGAGGCGAAGATTCGCTATCGGCATCGCGCGCTTCCGGCGACATTACGGTTCGACGATGGCGATCGCGCGGAGGTTCGGTTCGATTCTCCCGGACCCGCTGTCACTCCCGGCCAGGCTTGCGTTTTCTATCGCGGCGACGATGTGCTCGGCGGCGGTTTTATCGAAAAGGCGGTTCTTAGCTGA
- a CDS encoding cysteine desulfurase family protein produces MNCLPHWGDKAISIYLDHNAGAPLRPEVKRAIADFLCEEEGNPASVHRAGQRARKALEGARGQVASLIGSEPRRIVFTSGGTESNNMAIFGTALAAAHRRKIVSSMIEHSSVLAPLSELEQRGFEIVRIAPDCEGRISPDSVVAEIDANTALVTLALANSEVGSILETPKIAEAASAVGAVFHLDAAQAAGRIAVDISVLGCDLMTLSAHKLGAPAGIGALYIRDAARIAPRMSGGPQESGMRAGTPNLIGAVAFGASAEAARLAMAEESARVAMFASSLLERLRASIPDLRLNGSANDRLPNTLNLTFPGVLGETMLIALDLEGVEVSMGSACAAGAVEASHVLRAMGLSDGDARSSLRISLGWNTTATDIDTAATTIARVWRRVAVNEPLGSEAAS; encoded by the coding sequence ATAAACTGTCTGCCTCACTGGGGAGATAAGGCCATATCGATCTATCTCGACCATAACGCGGGAGCGCCGCTTCGTCCCGAGGTGAAGCGCGCAATCGCGGACTTCCTCTGCGAAGAGGAGGGCAATCCTGCGTCTGTCCATCGCGCCGGTCAGCGAGCGCGCAAGGCCCTCGAGGGTGCGCGCGGGCAGGTGGCGAGTTTGATCGGCTCGGAGCCGCGTCGAATCGTGTTCACGAGCGGCGGAACAGAGTCCAACAACATGGCGATCTTCGGCACGGCGCTCGCCGCTGCGCATCGGCGAAAGATCGTATCCTCGATGATCGAGCACTCGTCCGTGCTTGCTCCGCTGTCGGAACTGGAGCAGCGCGGTTTCGAGATCGTTCGAATCGCACCTGATTGCGAGGGCCGCATCTCGCCTGACTCTGTCGTTGCCGAGATCGATGCGAACACCGCGCTGGTCACGCTCGCGCTGGCCAACAGTGAAGTCGGCAGCATCCTCGAGACACCGAAGATCGCCGAAGCTGCGTCAGCGGTAGGCGCGGTCTTTCATCTCGACGCGGCGCAGGCAGCAGGAAGAATTGCCGTCGATATATCCGTGCTCGGCTGCGACCTCATGACGCTCAGCGCGCACAAGCTTGGCGCTCCTGCGGGTATCGGCGCGCTCTACATTCGCGATGCCGCACGCATCGCGCCGCGCATGTCTGGTGGTCCGCAGGAAAGCGGGATGCGCGCGGGTACGCCGAATCTCATCGGTGCAGTCGCATTCGGCGCATCAGCAGAAGCGGCACGCCTCGCTATGGCCGAAGAATCGGCACGTGTTGCGATGTTCGCAAGTTCGCTCCTGGAGCGGCTGCGCGCCTCGATTCCAGATCTTCGGCTCAACGGTTCCGCGAACGATCGGCTTCCCAACACGCTCAACCTGACGTTTCCGGGGGTGCTGGGCGAGACGATGCTGATCGCGCTTGACCTCGAAGGCGTTGAGGTTTCGATGGGGTCGGCGTGTGCCGCAGGCGCGGTCGAGGCGTCGCACGTTTTGCGTGCGATGGGCCTGAGCGACGGTGATGCACGCTCCTCGCTAAGAATCAGCCTCGGATGGAACACGACCGCCACCGATATCGACACGGCAGCCACGACGATCGCTCGCGTATGGCGGCGCGTCGCGGTCAACGAGCCGCTCGGCTCGGAGGCCGCATCATGA
- the epsC gene encoding serine O-acetyltransferase EpsC, whose product MGVISRMREDIQMVLDHDPAARSAIEVVLAYPGIHAIWIYRVAHSLWNHNFKLTARVLTELSRFLNAIEIHPGAQIGRRLFIDHGLGVVMGETTEIGDDVLIYQGVTLGGTSLKKEKRHPTIEDNVMISSGAAVIGPVTIGRGSRIGAGAVVVSSAPPYSTIVGIPGKVIEGQSAKTDVVQLDHAKLPDPVARAMTTLVDKLNVLTARLGEIEERQDCLEDKVSEHHPESENGIAVNKG is encoded by the coding sequence GTGGGTGTTATCAGCCGCATGCGCGAGGACATCCAGATGGTCCTCGATCACGACCCCGCCGCCCGCTCGGCGATCGAGGTCGTGCTGGCTTATCCGGGTATCCATGCGATTTGGATTTATCGCGTTGCTCACTCGTTGTGGAATCACAACTTCAAGCTGACCGCGCGTGTGCTCACTGAGCTGTCGCGCTTCCTGAACGCAATCGAGATTCACCCCGGCGCTCAGATTGGCCGCCGCCTCTTCATCGACCATGGCCTCGGCGTGGTGATGGGTGAGACCACCGAGATCGGCGACGACGTCCTGATCTACCAGGGCGTAACGCTCGGCGGCACCAGCCTCAAGAAAGAGAAGCGCCATCCGACGATCGAAGACAACGTCATGATTTCGTCGGGCGCGGCCGTGATCGGCCCGGTGACGATCGGGCGCGGCAGCAGAATCGGCGCGGGCGCGGTCGTCGTGTCCTCGGCGCCGCCTTATTCAACGATTGTCGGAATCCCGGGCAAGGTAATCGAAGGCCAGAGCGCCAAGACCGATGTCGTTCAACTCGATCACGCGAAACTGCCCGACCCCGTCGCGCGTGCGATGACCACGCTCGTCGATAAGCTCAACGTCCTGACGGCTCGGTTAGGCGAAATCGAAGAGCGGCAGGATTGCCTTGAAGACAAAGTCAGCGAGCACCATCCCGAATCCGAGAACGGCATCGCGGTCAACAAGGGCTAG
- the cimA gene encoding citramalate synthase: MADPKHIQIYDTTLRDGCQSEDVSLTVQDKVRIAERLDDLGFDYIEGGWPGSNERDAAFFTEIKRLKLKHAKIAAFGSTRRANVKASADRNLQLLLKADTPVATVVGKTWDLHVREALRISSEANFEILSDTILYLRKHVDEVIFDAEHFFDGYFSNPEFTLNCLRSVDEAGVTLIALCDTNGGRLPHEIEAAVKAARGVVNCPIGIHCHNDSDVAVANSIAAIEAGATQVQGTINGFGERCGNANLVSIIANLQLKLGYHCLPPGKVEHMSEVSTLVYELANIPPHARQPYVGRSAFAHKAGLHVSGIQRDARTYEHIDPSSVGNARRVLLSELSGRANIVYKAKEFGLQLDPNDEKIGLLLEELKQLEAQGYVFDGADASFELLMLRTLGLTREHFNFVSFRVFDDKWHEDQAPFSEGVVVIEGPDGARTRNSAIGNGPVNALDTALRQALLPYYPALSSMRLVDYKVRVLDNGMGTDARVRVLIESTDGKRRWGTVGVSSNVVEASWQALVDSVEYKLHKDSRKPRAKPAKLNGTRPRGKGANESVAHPKA, encoded by the coding sequence ATGGCCGACCCCAAACACATTCAGATCTACGACACCACGCTGCGCGACGGATGCCAGTCCGAGGACGTGTCGCTCACGGTCCAGGACAAGGTGCGAATCGCCGAGCGCCTCGACGATCTCGGCTTCGACTACATCGAAGGCGGATGGCCGGGATCGAACGAGCGCGACGCGGCGTTCTTCACCGAGATCAAGCGCCTCAAGCTGAAGCACGCGAAGATCGCCGCCTTTGGCTCGACGCGCCGCGCCAACGTGAAGGCCTCCGCCGATCGTAACCTGCAACTCCTGCTCAAGGCCGATACTCCAGTCGCAACCGTGGTTGGCAAAACCTGGGATCTGCATGTGCGCGAGGCGCTGCGTATTTCATCGGAAGCGAATTTCGAAATTCTCTCCGATACGATTCTCTACCTGCGCAAGCATGTCGATGAAGTCATCTTCGACGCCGAGCATTTTTTCGACGGCTACTTCTCGAATCCCGAGTTTACGCTCAACTGCCTGCGCTCCGTCGATGAAGCCGGCGTGACGCTGATCGCACTCTGCGACACCAACGGCGGCCGCTTGCCGCACGAGATCGAAGCGGCGGTGAAGGCCGCGCGCGGCGTTGTTAACTGTCCGATTGGGATTCATTGTCACAATGACAGCGACGTCGCGGTCGCAAATTCGATCGCCGCGATCGAGGCCGGCGCGACGCAGGTGCAGGGCACGATCAACGGCTTCGGCGAGCGATGCGGCAACGCCAATCTCGTCTCGATCATTGCCAACCTCCAGCTCAAGCTCGGCTATCATTGCCTGCCGCCCGGCAAGGTCGAACATATGAGCGAAGTCTCGACGCTGGTGTACGAGCTCGCCAATATCCCGCCGCATGCGCGTCAGCCCTACGTTGGCCGTAGCGCGTTCGCGCACAAGGCGGGACTGCATGTATCAGGAATTCAGCGCGATGCGCGCACGTATGAGCATATCGATCCGTCGAGCGTCGGCAATGCGCGCCGCGTTCTGCTCTCGGAGCTTTCGGGCCGCGCGAATATTGTCTACAAGGCCAAGGAGTTCGGCCTCCAGCTCGATCCTAACGATGAAAAGATCGGCTTGCTGCTCGAAGAGCTGAAGCAGCTCGAGGCGCAGGGCTACGTCTTCGACGGCGCTGATGCCTCGTTCGAGCTCTTGATGCTGCGGACCCTGGGGCTCACACGCGAGCATTTTAATTTTGTCAGCTTCCGCGTCTTCGACGACAAGTGGCACGAGGACCAGGCGCCATTCAGCGAAGGGGTGGTCGTGATCGAAGGCCCCGACGGCGCGCGCACCCGCAACTCCGCGATCGGCAATGGCCCCGTCAACGCGCTCGACACCGCGCTGCGCCAGGCGCTGCTGCCGTACTATCCGGCGTTGTCCTCGATGCGACTGGTTGATTACAAAGTTCGCGTGCTGGACAACGGAATGGGCACCGACGCGCGCGTGCGCGTTTTGATCGAATCCACGGACGGCAAGCGCCGCTGGGGCACCGTCGGCGTTTCGAGCAACGTCGTCGAGGCCAGCTGGCAGGCGCTGGTTGACTCGGTCGAATACAAACTACACAAGGATAGTAGGAAGCCGCGCGCCAAGCCGGCCAAATTGAACGGGACGCGCCCGCGGGGCAAGGGCGCCAACGAGTCCGTCGCTCACCCAAAGGCCTGA
- a CDS encoding aspartate kinase — MALIVQKYGGTSVGSVDRIKAVAERVARSRQRGDQVAVVVSAMAGETNRLLKLATELADSPNQRESDALVSTGEQVTSALLALRLEALGHPAVSFLGFQLRIATDSNHGRARIKSIESDRASAELKNGRIVVVAGFQGIDSAGDITTLGRGASDLTAVALAAALKADACEIYTDVDGVYTADPNICPRARKLKRISYDEMLEMAGLGAKVLQIRSVELAQRYGVPLVVRSSFNDSEGTLVGKEDKSMEEVLVSGVTLDQNQSKITILSVEDTPGLAARIFGPIADAGIVVDMIIQNASADGRTDMTFTVGRDDLRRALEVINRILGDIGAKGVRSEDQVAKVSIVGLGMRTHAGVAAKMFSVLANERINIQMIATSEIKVSVVVDSKYAELAMRALHDAFLDSTNGAREESV, encoded by the coding sequence TGGCGATCAAGTTGCGGTCGTCGTTTCCGCGATGGCGGGCGAGACCAATCGCCTGCTCAAGCTGGCGACCGAGCTAGCGGATTCGCCGAATCAGCGCGAGTCCGATGCGCTCGTTTCGACCGGCGAGCAGGTGACTTCGGCGCTGCTGGCGCTGCGCCTCGAAGCACTTGGTCATCCCGCAGTATCGTTCCTCGGCTTTCAGCTTCGAATTGCGACGGACTCGAATCACGGCCGCGCGCGTATCAAGTCGATTGAATCCGATCGCGCAAGTGCCGAGCTCAAGAACGGCAGGATTGTCGTGGTCGCCGGATTCCAGGGAATCGATTCCGCCGGCGATATCACGACACTTGGCCGTGGCGCATCAGATCTGACGGCGGTGGCGCTCGCGGCCGCTCTGAAAGCCGACGCATGCGAGATCTACACGGACGTTGACGGCGTCTATACCGCCGATCCCAACATCTGCCCGCGTGCGCGCAAGCTCAAGCGGATCTCCTACGACGAGATGCTCGAGATGGCCGGACTCGGCGCCAAGGTCTTGCAGATTCGCAGCGTCGAGCTCGCGCAGCGCTATGGCGTGCCGCTCGTGGTGCGTTCCAGTTTCAACGATTCGGAGGGCACGTTGGTCGGTAAAGAGGATAAGTCGATGGAAGAGGTGCTCGTTTCAGGAGTCACCCTCGACCAGAACCAGAGCAAGATCACGATCCTGAGCGTCGAGGATACGCCCGGCCTCGCAGCGCGGATTTTCGGCCCGATCGCTGATGCGGGAATCGTAGTCGATATGATCATCCAGAACGCCAGCGCCGACGGCCGCACTGATATGACTTTCACCGTGGGCCGCGATGATTTACGCCGCGCACTCGAGGTGATCAACCGCATACTGGGCGATATCGGCGCCAAGGGAGTGCGCTCCGAGGACCAGGTCGCGAAGGTCTCGATCGTCGGCCTCGGGATGCGCACGCATGCCGGCGTTGCGGCGAAGATGTTCTCCGTGCTCGCCAACGAGCGGATCAATATCCAGATGATCGCGACGTCCGAGATCAAAGTTTCGGTGGTCGTCGATTCGAAGTACGCCGAGCTCGCGATGCGCGCGCTGCACGACGCGTTTCTCGACAGCACCAACGGCGCTCGGGAGGAGTCCGTCTAG